The following coding sequences are from one Triticum dicoccoides isolate Atlit2015 ecotype Zavitan chromosome 4A, WEW_v2.0, whole genome shotgun sequence window:
- the LOC119285442 gene encoding uncharacterized protein LOC119285442 encodes MGRRFPAAALAAAVRPYARFSPAASKAAKTPTAPLDTPRNAGPGAAAGASSGRAEVRDVAAACGMQEDDRVPLAEVVLDCTKRWFQDTLKEARAGDAAMQVLVGQMYRSGYGVNKNEHKSRIWMEKASRYRSTVWKVCNKRPGYNASDSDSDDVKETGK; translated from the exons ATGGGCAGGCGCTTCCCAGCCGCCGCCCTAGCCGCCGCTGTCCGCCCCTACGCCCGCTTCTCCCCCGCCGCTAGCAAGGCAGCGAAGACCCCGACCGCTCCGCTGGATACTCCCAGGAACGCCGGTCCCGGCGCCGCCGCCGGGGCCAGCTCTGGACGGGCCGAGGTGCGGGATGTGGCGGCGGCATGCGGGATGCAGGAGGACGACCGGGTGCCGCTCGCGGAGGTGGTTTTGGACTGCACGAAGCGGTGGTTCCAGGACACGCTCAAGGAGGCGCGCGCCGGCGACGCCGCCATGCAGGTCCTCGTCGGTCAGATGTACCGCAGCGGCTACGGCGTCAACAAGAACGAGCACAAG TCTAGAATTTGGATGGAGAAAGCATCAAGATATCGGTCTACAGTCTGGAAAGTTTGCAATAAACGCCCAG GGTACAATGCTAGTGACTCAGATTCAGATGATGTTAAGGAAACAGGCAAATAA